The segment GTTCGTCGTCGGCAAGGACGGCAAGATCGCCTACAAGCACGTCGGCCCGCTGACGCCGGGCTCGGCACAAACGCTGCTTTTGCCGGAGATCGAGAAGGCGTTGGCAGCACCCGGCTGATGGCCCGCCGCTGTCAACGCGTGAAATCACGGGCTACCGAACGTGACAGGTCGACCGAAGATTCAGCCGTAGATCTGCTTGTGGACCTGGTAGAGCATTTCGCTGCGGTCGGCGCGCATGTCGGCCAGATCGCGGCTGGAAAACGAGTCGATTTCGGCGATGAGACGGTTGTATTGCCGGCGCTTGGCGATGCTGGTGCGAGCGCGGTTCATGAGGCTGTCGAAAATCATGGCGAGGTTCCTTCTGCGCCGCATTGCTGCGGCAGGTTGTTCCTCCCTGATCGATACGCAGCATGACATAGTTATGGTGCGCTGCAAAAATAAGATGTTGCAATGCACCATTGCGCTGGGCGCATAGCCGGTTAACGGCGCATGGCCCGGTGAGACCGATATCAACGATCTTGCCATATCGATCGCCGGCTGGCTTGATCGCGCGGGCACCAACGATTTGCATGACCGGGAGGAAACCATGGCCGCCGAACACTACGAAATTCTCGATCCACGCTTTGCGCGGCTGTTCAACGGCAACGCGCAGGTGGACAAGCTGTTCACCGGATGCCGGTGGGCGGAAGGGCCGGCCTGGTTTGCGGCCGGCCGTTATGTGGTCTGGTCCGACATTCCCAACAACCGCATGCTGCGTTACGACGAGACCGACGGCAGCGTCAGCGTGTTCCGGCAGCCGTCGGGCAATTCCAACGGCAACACCGTCGACCGGCAGGGCCGGCTGGTCACTTGTGAACATTCTGGCCGCCGCGTCAGCCGCACCGAGCATGACGGCTCGATCACCACCATCGCCGACAAATGGCGCGGCAAGCGGCTGAACTCGCCCAACGATGCTGTGGTCAAGTCCGATGGTTCGATCTGGTTCACCGACCCGACCTACGGCATCGATACGGATTATGAGGGCGACAAGGCCGAGAGCGAGATCGGCGCCTGCCACGTCTACCGGGCCGACCCCGGCACTGGCGAGATCGAAGCGGTGATCACCGACATGGTCAGGCCCAACGGGCTCGCCTTCTCGCTCGACGAGAGCAAGCTCTATGTCGTCGATACCGGCCGCACGCATGGTGCGGACAATCCGGCGCATATGCGGGTGTTCGATGTCGACGAGGCCGGCAAAAAGGTTTCTGGCGGAAAGATCTTTGCCGATTGCACGGCCGGCCTGTTCGATGGTTTCAGGCTCGACGACCAGGGCCGGATCTGGACCAGTGCCGCCGACGGCATCCATTGCTACGATCCGGACGGGACGCTGATCGGCAAGGTCAAGGTGCCGGAAGTCGTCGCCAATTGCGTGTTCGGCGGCAACAAGCTGAACTGTCTCTACATCGCCGGCACGACCTCGCTCTACATGGTCCGGCTGATGGTCAACGGCGCAAAGACATTTTGAGCGGCCGTGGGGTTTTCGAAGAGGTCCTGCGCGTGACTGGTTCGTCGGCGAAACCAATGTCGAGACGTTGAGACGGAAAGGAAGTTTTGCGAGAGGCTGCGGGACAGCGCCCCCGGACAGCGCCCCCCTCTGCCCTGCCGGGCATCTCCCCCACTTGGGGGAGATCGGCAGTTTCGTCGCCTTGCCCAGTCTTTTAAGGTTGGAGGTTAGCGAAAGGGGGGGATGACGGCCGATCTCCTCCCTTGCCTTCGCTCCGCCCCAACGAAAGCACGGTGGCCGCCGTTTTCTGCCGATTCGTTGCCGGGCACACTACCACATCGTCTGCTTGTATTCTTCGTCCAGCCAGCGATCGGTCGCCTCGGCCGAATCGGCGAGCGCCAGTTGGTCGCGCAGGATTTGGCCGAGCGTCGGCAGCGTCGCGCGGTCGTACCAGGTTTCCGGCTTCCACAAATCAGAGCGCATGAAGGCCTTGGCGCAATGCATGTAGGCGGCCTTGACCGTCACCAGGACGACGCTTTGCGGTTCCTTGCCGTCGACGGCGAGCCGCTCGCGCAAAGCCGCATCAACGGTGATGCGGGCGTCGCCATTGACGCGTAGCGTCTCGTTCATGCCCGGGATGAGGAAGAGCAGCCCGACCGAAGGGTTGAGGAGAATGTTCTCCAGCGTGTCGAGCCGGTTGTTGCCGGGCCGGTCGGGGATCGCGATGGTCTTCTCATCGAGCACGGCGACGAAGCCCGGTCTGTCGCCCTTCGGCGTCACATCGGCATTGCCGGCGCCGTCCGAGGAGCCGATCAGCACGAACGGGCTTTTGCCGATGAAGGAACGGCAGTGGCCATCCAGCGCTTTCAGTTCCTTGCGGATCGAGCCGTCGGTCGGCCGAGGCGTCTTGTAGATCGCTCTCAGCTGTTCGCGCGTGGTGACGAATTCCATGCCGCCTCCTTGCCAGTTACTAGCCGGGGCCGGTTACTTGCCGGGCTTCCCTTCTGTTCCGGTCTTGCCTTCAAGCGAATGGCGCATGATCAGCGGCATCTGGCTGAAGGTGAAAAGCAGGGTGATCGGCATGATCCCCCAGACCTTGAAGGTAACCCAGGCGTCGGTGGAAAAATTCCGCCAGACCAGTTCGTTGACAAGGGCCAGGAACAGGAAAAACAGGCCCCAGCGGAAGGTGAGTTTCTTCCAGCCCTCGGCATCGAGGCTGAAGGCCGAATCGAAGACGTAGCCAAGCAGCGACTTGCCGAAGAACAGGCCGCCGAGCAGCACGCCGCCAAACAGCATGTTGACGATGGTCGGCTTCATCTTGATGAAGATGTCGTCCTGCAGGTAGAGCGTCAGCGCGCCGAAGACGAAGACGACGACGCCCGACACCATCGGCATGATCGGCAAGGTGCGGGTGAGGAGCCAGGACGCGGCCAGCGCGATCGCGGTCGCGGCCATGAACAGGCCGGTGGCGACGAAGATCGGCCCGCCGAATTCGGCCAGCGCCGGAAATTTCTGCGATAGCCATGCGCCACGGGCGTTGGCGAAGAAGAACACCATCAACGGGCCGAGCTCCAGCACCAGCTTGAGCAGCGGATTGACGCCTTCCTTCTTCTGTTTCTGCGGGTCGGACGGGTCACGTTCGAGGATGCGCGGGTTCATAGGCTTTCCTTCTTGCGCATGATCTCAAAAAGTCTGCACTTTTTGGGAACTCGCTTGTTACGCCACTCCAGCGATCGCCCTGGCGAACTCGCTTGCGGAGAATGGTTCGAGGTCATCGACCTGTTCGCCGACGCCGATGAAATAAACCGGCAGTTTGTGCTTTGCCGCTATCGCCACCAGAATACCGCCGCGTGCCGTGCCGTCCAGCTTGGTCATCACCAGGCCGTTGACGCCGGCGACGTTGCGGAAGATCTCGACCTGGCTGAGCGCGTTCTGGCCGGTGGTGGCGTCGACCGTCTGCAGCACGGTGTGCGGTGCCTCCGGATCGAGCTTGCCCAGCACCCGGACGATCTTTTCGAGTTCCGCCATCAGCTCGGTCTTGTTCTGCAGCCGCCCGGCGGTGTCGATGATCAGCACGTCGGAGCCGGCTTGCCTGGCCTGTTCGAAGGCATCGTAGGCGAGGCCGGCGGCGTCGGCGCCGAGCTTCGAGGCGATGACCGGCGACCTGGTGCGCTCGCCCCAGATCTTCAATTGCTCGATCGCGGCGGCGCGGAACGTGTCGCCGGCGGCGAGCATCACCGACAGGCCGCCATCGGTCAGCTTTGCCGCCAGCTTGCCGATGGTCGTGGTCTTGCCGGTGCCGTTGACGCCGACGACAAGGATGACATGCGGCTTGTGGCTGAGGTCGAGTTCCAGCGGCAAGGCGACATGGGTCAGCACCTTCTCCACCTCGGTCGCCATGATGGCGCGCACTTCCGTCTCGGAGACGTCCTTGCCGTAGCGGCTGGCAGCCAGCGAATCGGTGATGCGCAACGCCGTCTCCATGCCGAGATCGGCGCGGATCAGCACGTCCTCCAGATCCTGCAGCGTGTCCTCGTCGAGCTTGCGCTTGGTGAAGACGCCGGCGATGTTGCCCGACAGTTCCCGGGAAGAGCGGGCGAGCCCCTCCTTCATGCGCTGGAACCACGAGCGTTTCGGCGCCGGTTCCGGCGCCTTCTGCGGCTCGGCTCTTTGTTCGACCTTTTTTGCGACGGTGACCTTGCCGGGAGCCGGCTTTGGCTCCGGCGGTGGTTGCGGAACGGGCTCGCGCGTTACCTCCGCCTCGATCGGGGAGGTCCCGAGCGAAGCTCGGGGATGACTGGCGCCGGCGCCGGCGCTGTCACCCCAGCCCGCCGCTTCGCGGCGACCCTCCCCATCAAGGGGAGGGTGGGGCGCTGGTATGGCTTCAGGCTCCGGTGCGATCTCGGCAAGGACCGGCTTCGCTTCGACCGGCGCCGGCTGGCGAATGGGGGGCGGGATTTCGGCCGCCGGCGCCTCAGGCCGTTGTTCCGGATCGGATGGGGCGATTTCTTGCGGCTGCGGCGGCTCGGGCTCAGGAATTTCCTGCGCCTTTGGTGCAGGAACTGGCTCAGGGCTGACGGGAGCGGCCGGGATTTCCTCGGGCGCCGGCTGTTCAGCAGGCGCTGATCTTACCTCCCCCTCGATGGGGGAGGTCCCGAGCGCAGCTCGGGGGTGGGGGTGAGCGGCCTCGGCGCTGTCACCCCGCCCCGCCGCTTCGCGGCGACCCTCCCCATCGAGGGGAGGGTGGGGCGCTGGCATGGCTTCAGGCTCGGGCGCGATCTCGGCAAGGACCGGCTTCGCCTCGACCGGCGCCGGCTGGCGAATGGGGGGCGGGATTTCGGCCGGCGGCGGCTCGGGCTCAGAAATTTCCTGCGCCTCTGGTGCAGGAACTGGCTCGGGGCTGACGGGAGCGGCCGGGATTTCCTCGGGCGTCGGCTCCGCGGGCGCTGATCTTACCTCCCCCTCGATGGGGGAGGTCCCGAGCGCAACTCGGGGGTGGGGGTGAGCGGCCTCGGCGCTGTCACCCCGCCCCGCCGCTTCGCGGCGACCCTCCCCATCAAGGGGAGGGTGCGGAACAGCCTGCTCGGCGGCCGGTTTAAGCGCTTCTAGCGCGTCCCATTTGATCGGCGGCAGCGGTGCGGTCTCGTCGATCCGCTCCTCGACCACTTCCTTCTTGCCGAACGAAAATATCTTCTTGAAAAAACCAGCCATGTTCTTGCGTCTCAGGCGGCGCGGGCGGCAAGCGGCGCCGCGATCAGTCTGACACCGTCATCGCCGGCGATAGCGGCGTCAACGATCTCGCCCGGCGCGCCGGCGGAGACCGCGGCAAGCGTAAACCCTTCGGTGCGGCCGAGCCCGTCGCGCTCGACCAGGATCGACTGGCGTGTTCCGGCGAGCGAGGAAAGGTGGCTGCGATAGGCGGCGTCACCGGCGGCGCGCAGCCGTGCCGCACGCTGCTTGACCAGTTCGCGGCGAAGCTGCGGCATGCGCGCGGCGGGGGTGCCTTGGCGCGGCGAAAACGGAAAAACGTGGAGATGAGTCAGGCCGCATTCCTCGACGATCTCCAGCGATTTTTCGAACATGGCGTCCGTCTCGGTCGGGAAGCCGGCGATGATGTCGGCACCGAAGACGATGCCGGGACGCAATTTGCGCAAATCTTCGCAAAAACGGATCGACTGATCCCGGTTGTGCCGGCGCTTCATCCGCTTCAGGATCATGTCGTCACCGGACTGCAGCGACAGATGCAGATGCGGCATCAGCCGAGGCTCGGTGGCGATGGCGTCGAGCAGCTCGTTGTCAGCCTCGATCGAATCGATCGAGGAAAGGCGCAGGCGTTTCACGTCAGGCACCTGCTTCAGGATTGTCTTGACCAATTTGCCGAGCTTCGGGCTGCCCGGCAGGTCGGCGCCGAAACTGGTCATGTCGACGCCGGTCAGCACGATCTCGGCATAGCCATTGCCGCTCAGCCGCTTGACCTGCTCGACCACGGCGCCCATCGGCACCGAGCGCGAATTGCCGCGGCCATAGGGGATGATGCAGAAGGTGCAGCGGTGGTCGCAGCCGTTCTGAACCTGGACGAAGGCGCGTGCCCGGCCCTCGATGGCGTCGACCATGTGGCCGGCCGTCTCGCGCACCGAAAAGATATCGTTGACGCGAGCCTTCTCGGTGTCGTTGACGCCGAAATCAGGCAGCGCGCGATAGGAATGCGCCTTCAGCTTCTCCTCATTGCCGAGGACGAGATCGACCTCGTCCATGGCGACGAAGTTCTGCGGCTCGGTCTGCGCGGCGCAGCCGGTGACGATGATGCGGGCCTGCGGGTTCTCGCGACGGGCCTTGCGGATCGACTGTTTTGCCTGGCGCACCGCCTCGCCGGTGACGGCGCAGGTGTTGAAGATAATGGCGCCGCCTTCCAGCGCGCCAAGGCCGGCGCTTTCCGCCTCTCGCCGCATCACCTTGGATTCATAGGTGTTCAGCCGGCAGCCGAAGGTGACGACGTCAACCCGTTTGGCAAGAGGAGCCATCAGGCGGCGCTTTCGGTGTCGCGGGCCCATACGCCGGTCGACGGGTCGAAGCTGCCGGAAAATTCCCATTCGGCGGCACCGGTGAGGATGACGTGGTCGTCGCCGCGCCACTCGACATGCAGGGAGCCGCCGCCGGGCGTCACCAGAGAGACGCTGCGTCCGGTCCGCCTGGTGCGCGCGGCAGCGACGACGGCCGCACAAGCCGCCGTGCCGCAGGCCTTGGTCAGGCCGGCGCCGCGCTCCCAGGTGCGGATGACCATCGTCTCGGGTGAGGTCACCCGCGCGATGGTGATGTTGGCGCGTTCGGGGAAGATCGGGTGGTTTTCGAGCAGCGGACCGAAGCGGTCGAGCTCATAGGACCAGACGTCGCGGTCGACCCAGAAGACGGCGTGCGGATTGCCCATCGACACCACCGAGGGCGAGTGCAGCACCGGCGCGTCGATCGGGCCGACCTGCAGCTCGATCATGCGGGTATCGCGGAATTCCTCGGCGAGCGGAATATCCTGCCAGCCAAAACGCGGCTTGCCCATGTCGACCGAGATCAGCCCGTCGGCATGTTCTTCGGCATTGAGGATGCCGGCGACGGTCTCGAAGGCGAAGGTCTTCTGGCCGGTCTCGGCGGCAAGCGCCTGCACCACGCAGCGCATGCCGTTGCCGCAGGCCTGCGCGCCGGTTCCGTCGGAGTTCAGGATGTCGATGAAAAAGGCGGTGCCCGGCGTTCTTGCGTCGTGGATCGCCATGATCTGATCGAATTTCGTCGCCGCATCGGCATTGAGCGCAAGGGCGGCAGCCGGCGACACCCGATCGGCACGACCGCGCATGTCGGCAACGATGATCTCGTTGCCGATGCCGTTCATCTTGGCGAAGGGGGCAGTGCTTGCCATGGATCGAGAGGTCTCATGCCGGTTTGGCGCCTATATGGCGGATAGCGGCCGGAATTACCAGTGCGAGACGCCAGCGCGACGTGCGGTCGACTTGGAGAGCACGCTCTGACATTTTTGAACCTGCGCATCGTGCTTTGTGAAAATCGATTCCGATTTTCGGGCCGATGCTGTCTACGCTACCGCCAAGACGCCAAGCATGACCAGCAGGAAGATGATCAGCACAATGCCGATGAGGATGCGGGCACCGGTGGCGGCCGCTCCGGCCAATGCCGGCATGCCAAGCAGGCTGGCCGCGGCCGCGATAATCAGAAGAATGATGATCCATTTGATCATGGGAGAATCCCTCGCAGCCGGCGGTTGTGGACGACTACCAACGCGTTTACGAAGTCCCCGGTTCCCCTCGCCTAGAGCGCCGGCACGTCCCAGACTTCGCCGGGACGCAGGGCGCGAAAGCGGTCTTGCGGGACGCCTTGATCGACGAGCGCCTCGCACAGCTTTCTTGCCGGCTCGTCGATCGGCTCGTTGGTGAGCCGGAACGTGCCCCAATGGCAGCCGGCGGCATAGGCGGCGTTGCACAACAGCATGCCTTGCACCGCCTCTTCCGGGTTCTGGTGGTGTGGCGCCATGAACCAGCGCGGCTCGTAGGCGCCGATCGGCAGGATGGCGAGGCGGAAGCCGCCGTGCCTTTCGGCCATCAGCCGGTAGTTGATGCCGTCATGGAAACCGGTGTCGCCGGCGAAATAGACCTTTCCGCCCGGCGTCTCGACCACAAAACCCGCCCACAGCGCCATGCGCCGGTCGCGGGTGCCGCGCGCCGACCAGTGGTGCACCGGCTCGACATGGACGGCGACGTCGTTGCCGATCTCGACCCGCTCACCCCAGTCATGCACGGAAAGCCGCATGCCGGGAACGCCAGCGTCGATGATGGCGTCGTTGCCGAGCGGCGTCAGCACCAGCGGGTCGTGCTTTGTCTTCAGCCGCTTCAACGTGGCGAGGTCGAGATGATCGTAGTGGTTGTGGCTGACCAACACGAGGTCGATCGGCGGCAGGCTGGAGAAGGCGATGCCCGGCGGATTGACCCGTTTCGGCCCGGCAAAGGGGAGCGGCGAGGCGGGCTGCGACCACACCGGGTCGGTAAGGATATTCAGGCCGGCTGTCTGGATGAGAAGCGAGGAATGGCCGACCATGGTCAGCCTCAGCCCGGAGCCGTCGATCCGCTTGGCCGGTGTCGCCTGGCGAAACGGACTCGGAACCGCCGTTGGCCATTTCGAGCGTTCGCCGCCCAACTGCCACTTCAAAAGATCGGAAAAGCGGGCAGGCGGCTTGCCGTTGGGATTGAAGAAC is part of the Mesorhizobium sp. L-2-11 genome and harbors:
- a CDS encoding DUF1328 family protein, producing MIKWIIILLIIAAAASLLGMPALAGAAATGARILIGIVLIIFLLVMLGVLAVA
- the ftsY gene encoding signal recognition particle-docking protein FtsY; this encodes MPAPHPPLDGEGRREAAGRGDSAEAAHPHPRAALGTSPIEGEVRSAPAEQPAPEEIPAAPVSPEPVPAPKAQEIPEPEPPQPQEIAPSDPEQRPEAPAAEIPPPIRQPAPVEAKPVLAEIAPEPEAIPAPHPPLDGEGRREAAGWGDSAGAGASHPRASLGTSPIEAEVTREPVPQPPPEPKPAPGKVTVAKKVEQRAEPQKAPEPAPKRSWFQRMKEGLARSSRELSGNIAGVFTKRKLDEDTLQDLEDVLIRADLGMETALRITDSLAASRYGKDVSETEVRAIMATEVEKVLTHVALPLELDLSHKPHVILVVGVNGTGKTTTIGKLAAKLTDGGLSVMLAAGDTFRAAAIEQLKIWGERTRSPVIASKLGADAAGLAYDAFEQARQAGSDVLIIDTAGRLQNKTELMAELEKIVRVLGKLDPEAPHTVLQTVDATTGQNALSQVEIFRNVAGVNGLVMTKLDGTARGGILVAIAAKHKLPVYFIGVGEQVDDLEPFSASEFARAIAGVA
- a CDS encoding SMP-30/gluconolactonase/LRE family protein; its protein translation is MAAEHYEILDPRFARLFNGNAQVDKLFTGCRWAEGPAWFAAGRYVVWSDIPNNRMLRYDETDGSVSVFRQPSGNSNGNTVDRQGRLVTCEHSGRRVSRTEHDGSITTIADKWRGKRLNSPNDAVVKSDGSIWFTDPTYGIDTDYEGDKAESEIGACHVYRADPGTGEIEAVITDMVRPNGLAFSLDESKLYVVDTGRTHGADNPAHMRVFDVDEAGKKVSGGKIFADCTAGLFDGFRLDDQGRIWTSAADGIHCYDPDGTLIGKVKVPEVVANCVFGGNKLNCLYIAGTTSLYMVRLMVNGAKTF
- a CDS encoding pyridoxamine 5'-phosphate oxidase family protein, with translation MEFVTTREQLRAIYKTPRPTDGSIRKELKALDGHCRSFIGKSPFVLIGSSDGAGNADVTPKGDRPGFVAVLDEKTIAIPDRPGNNRLDTLENILLNPSVGLLFLIPGMNETLRVNGDARITVDAALRERLAVDGKEPQSVVLVTVKAAYMHCAKAFMRSDLWKPETWYDRATLPTLGQILRDQLALADSAEATDRWLDEEYKQTMW
- a CDS encoding MBL fold metallo-hydrolase, with the translated sequence MAARKRVANRYYSGPPSDHFDGTLFFNPNGKPPARFSDLLKWQLGGERSKWPTAVPSPFRQATPAKRIDGSGLRLTMVGHSSLLIQTAGLNILTDPVWSQPASPLPFAGPKRVNPPGIAFSSLPPIDLVLVSHNHYDHLDLATLKRLKTKHDPLVLTPLGNDAIIDAGVPGMRLSVHDWGERVEIGNDVAVHVEPVHHWSARGTRDRRMALWAGFVVETPGGKVYFAGDTGFHDGINYRLMAERHGGFRLAILPIGAYEPRWFMAPHHQNPEEAVQGMLLCNAAYAAGCHWGTFRLTNEPIDEPARKLCEALVDQGVPQDRFRALRPGEVWDVPAL
- the mtaB gene encoding tRNA (N(6)-L-threonylcarbamoyladenosine(37)-C(2))-methylthiotransferase MtaB, whose product is MAPLAKRVDVVTFGCRLNTYESKVMRREAESAGLGALEGGAIIFNTCAVTGEAVRQAKQSIRKARRENPQARIIVTGCAAQTEPQNFVAMDEVDLVLGNEEKLKAHSYRALPDFGVNDTEKARVNDIFSVRETAGHMVDAIEGRARAFVQVQNGCDHRCTFCIIPYGRGNSRSVPMGAVVEQVKRLSGNGYAEIVLTGVDMTSFGADLPGSPKLGKLVKTILKQVPDVKRLRLSSIDSIEADNELLDAIATEPRLMPHLHLSLQSGDDMILKRMKRRHNRDQSIRFCEDLRKLRPGIVFGADIIAGFPTETDAMFEKSLEIVEECGLTHLHVFPFSPRQGTPAARMPQLRRELVKQRAARLRAAGDAAYRSHLSSLAGTRQSILVERDGLGRTEGFTLAAVSAGAPGEIVDAAIAGDDGVRLIAAPLAARAA
- a CDS encoding septation protein A — its product is MNPRILERDPSDPQKQKKEGVNPLLKLVLELGPLMVFFFANARGAWLSQKFPALAEFGGPIFVATGLFMAATAIALAASWLLTRTLPIMPMVSGVVVFVFGALTLYLQDDIFIKMKPTIVNMLFGGVLLGGLFFGKSLLGYVFDSAFSLDAEGWKKLTFRWGLFFLFLALVNELVWRNFSTDAWVTFKVWGIMPITLLFTFSQMPLIMRHSLEGKTGTEGKPGK
- the dapF gene encoding diaminopimelate epimerase, with the translated sequence MASTAPFAKMNGIGNEIIVADMRGRADRVSPAAALALNADAATKFDQIMAIHDARTPGTAFFIDILNSDGTGAQACGNGMRCVVQALAAETGQKTFAFETVAGILNAEEHADGLISVDMGKPRFGWQDIPLAEEFRDTRMIELQVGPIDAPVLHSPSVVSMGNPHAVFWVDRDVWSYELDRFGPLLENHPIFPERANITIARVTSPETMVIRTWERGAGLTKACGTAACAAVVAAARTRRTGRSVSLVTPGGGSLHVEWRGDDHVILTGAAEWEFSGSFDPSTGVWARDTESAA